A genomic stretch from Microbacterium proteolyticum includes:
- a CDS encoding MarP family serine protease → MPVIDIVLIALLAVALIVGLTRGFLATIGFFAGLALGAIAAYWATPFVGQWVTSPMWRGPAMIATGIVLLLIGSGLGSAVGGFFRRGADRIKLRVPERLLGGVVNLAAAALVISFAAGSLVPVGVPGVSAALGSSAVVRTIDDLTPAPVRSALADLRGSVFAEGIPRLGQLIQIGPVPSTPQIALDDPALAQAAQSVARISGTAYACGVTSSGSGFVVAADRVVTNAHVVAGVDTPVVELPGRPAREGRVVYFDPIDDVAVIAVDQLDAAPLPLASTLSVGSSAVVQGYPGGGPFTSGSAQVLSEGTVPVPDIYDSSSSPRDIYALAAIVRPGNSGGPLLTTSGEIAGLVFARSDTDDNVGYAMTPVELEPVLAQIDALSAPVASGSCTRG, encoded by the coding sequence ATGCCGGTCATCGACATCGTTCTGATCGCCCTTCTGGCGGTCGCACTCATCGTGGGGCTCACCCGCGGGTTCCTCGCCACGATCGGCTTCTTCGCCGGTCTCGCGCTCGGGGCGATCGCGGCGTACTGGGCCACGCCGTTCGTCGGACAGTGGGTGACGTCGCCCATGTGGCGCGGGCCGGCCATGATCGCCACCGGCATCGTGCTGCTGCTCATCGGATCGGGCCTCGGAAGCGCCGTCGGCGGCTTCTTCCGCCGCGGGGCCGATCGCATCAAGCTGCGCGTGCCCGAGCGTCTCCTCGGCGGAGTGGTCAACCTCGCCGCCGCCGCCCTCGTCATCTCGTTCGCGGCCGGTTCGCTCGTGCCCGTCGGCGTCCCCGGCGTGTCCGCTGCCCTCGGGTCGTCCGCTGTCGTCCGCACGATCGACGACCTCACCCCGGCGCCCGTGCGCAGCGCCCTCGCCGATCTGCGCGGGTCCGTCTTCGCCGAGGGCATCCCGCGGCTCGGCCAGCTGATCCAGATCGGTCCGGTGCCGAGCACACCGCAGATCGCGCTCGACGACCCCGCGCTGGCCCAGGCCGCTCAGTCGGTGGCCCGGATCTCGGGCACCGCATACGCGTGCGGTGTGACCTCGAGCGGGTCCGGCTTCGTCGTCGCCGCCGACCGCGTCGTCACGAACGCGCACGTCGTCGCCGGCGTGGACACCCCGGTCGTGGAGCTTCCCGGTCGACCCGCGCGCGAGGGGAGGGTGGTGTACTTCGACCCGATCGACGACGTCGCCGTCATCGCCGTCGATCAGCTGGATGCCGCGCCTCTTCCGCTCGCGTCGACCCTGAGCGTCGGGTCGTCCGCCGTGGTGCAGGGGTACCCGGGCGGTGGTCCCTTCACCTCCGGAAGCGCCCAGGTGCTCTCCGAGGGCACCGTGCCCGTCCCCGACATCTACGACTCCTCCTCGTCGCCGCGCGACATCTACGCGCTCGCCGCGATCGTGCGTCCCGGCAACTCGGGTGGCCCGCTGCTCACGACGAGCGGCGAGATCGCGGGTCTGGTCTTCGCCCGCTCGGACACCGACGACAACGTCGGGTACGCCATGACGCCTGTCGAGCTCGAGCCCGTGCTGGCGCAGATCGACGCGCTCTCCGCCCCCGTGGCGTCCGGTAGCTGCACGCGAGGCTGA
- a CDS encoding NUDIX hydrolase, which translates to MTRTPQPESRDADVRVAVSTVIFSVRRDAHDEPVLSLPLVRRTRDPFDGRWALPGGWLDATEELDVAASRTLAETTGLTPSYLEQLYAFGAVDRSPTRVVSIVYWALLRSDEVDAQVAAHARGGDAPENVEWFDATDLPALAFDHNDIVEYTLWRLRNKVGYSRIAHGLLPDEFTLADLREVNETILGKRLDPANFRRQVDTSDTLIPTDRFRTGSHRPARLYRYNRDVELADRGPLPTRH; encoded by the coding sequence ATGACACGAACCCCTCAGCCCGAGTCCCGCGACGCCGACGTGCGCGTCGCGGTGTCGACCGTGATCTTCAGCGTCCGCCGCGACGCGCACGACGAGCCCGTGCTCTCGCTCCCCCTCGTCCGCCGCACGCGCGACCCGTTCGATGGCCGGTGGGCGCTCCCCGGCGGTTGGCTCGACGCCACCGAAGAGCTCGACGTCGCGGCATCCCGCACTCTCGCCGAGACCACCGGACTCACGCCCAGCTACCTCGAGCAGCTGTACGCGTTCGGCGCCGTCGACCGCTCCCCCACGCGCGTCGTGTCGATCGTGTACTGGGCGCTGCTGCGCTCCGACGAGGTCGACGCGCAGGTCGCCGCGCACGCCCGCGGGGGCGACGCCCCCGAGAACGTCGAGTGGTTCGACGCCACCGACCTGCCGGCGCTCGCCTTCGACCACAACGACATCGTCGAATACACGCTGTGGCGCCTGCGCAACAAGGTCGGCTACAGCCGGATCGCCCACGGCCTGCTGCCCGACGAGTTCACCCTCGCGGACCTCCGCGAGGTGAACGAGACGATCCTCGGCAAGCGCCTCGACCCGGCCAACTTCCGCCGTCAGGTCGACACGTCCGACACGCTCATCCCGACCGACCGCTTCCGCACCGGAAGCCACCGCCCCGCTCGCCTCTACCGCTACAACCGCGATGTGGAGCTCGCCGACCGCGGCCCGCTCCCCACCCGTCACTGA
- the nadA gene encoding quinolinate synthase NadA, protein MAATFLTLQPRPAIDPSVDHAIQAIVSGASTDATCTADLAVGPWDFDTRPGYGPGSSMGDVIPTGAPRQGELPQEYRDASDDALDARIRAAKETLGDRVVVLGHFYQREEVVRHADYVGDSFQLANAALEHPEAEAIVFCGVHFMAETADLLSQPEQAVILPNLAAGCSMADMADIDQVEECWEQLEDVLGDLETPDADGLVPVIPVTYMNSSAAIKGFVGRHGGIVCTSSNARTVLEWAFARGRRVLFFPDQHLGRNTAKAMGVPLEQMPMWNPRKPLGGSDAQTLQDSRVILWHGFCSVHRRFTVDQIDRARAEHPGVRVIVHPECPMDVVDAADEAGSTDLIRKAIAAATEPTTFAIGTEINLVQRLAAQYPQHEIFCLDPVVCPCSTMYRIHPGYLAWVLESLVAGDVVNRITVPADVADPARVALERMLAAKPNGAVK, encoded by the coding sequence ATGGCCGCCACCTTCCTCACCCTGCAGCCCCGCCCCGCGATCGACCCGAGCGTCGATCACGCGATCCAGGCGATCGTCTCGGGCGCGTCGACCGACGCGACCTGCACCGCCGATCTCGCCGTCGGCCCTTGGGACTTCGACACGCGTCCCGGGTACGGGCCGGGGTCGTCGATGGGCGACGTCATCCCCACAGGCGCACCCCGCCAGGGCGAGCTGCCGCAGGAGTACCGCGACGCGTCCGACGACGCCCTCGACGCGCGCATCCGTGCCGCGAAAGAGACGCTCGGCGACCGGGTCGTCGTGCTCGGGCACTTCTACCAGCGGGAAGAGGTCGTGCGTCACGCCGACTACGTGGGCGACTCGTTCCAGCTCGCGAACGCCGCCCTCGAGCACCCCGAGGCCGAGGCGATCGTCTTCTGTGGCGTCCACTTCATGGCCGAGACCGCCGACCTGCTGTCGCAGCCCGAGCAGGCCGTGATCCTGCCGAACCTCGCCGCCGGATGCTCGATGGCCGACATGGCCGACATCGACCAGGTGGAGGAGTGCTGGGAGCAGCTCGAAGACGTGCTGGGCGACCTGGAGACCCCGGATGCCGACGGCCTCGTGCCCGTCATCCCGGTGACGTACATGAACTCCAGCGCCGCCATCAAGGGCTTCGTCGGTCGCCACGGGGGCATCGTCTGCACCTCCTCAAACGCCCGCACGGTGCTGGAGTGGGCGTTCGCACGGGGACGCCGCGTGCTGTTCTTCCCCGACCAGCACCTCGGCCGCAACACCGCCAAGGCGATGGGCGTGCCGCTCGAGCAGATGCCGATGTGGAACCCCCGCAAGCCGCTGGGTGGCAGCGACGCGCAGACGCTGCAGGACAGCCGCGTCATCCTGTGGCACGGCTTCTGCTCCGTGCACCGCCGGTTCACGGTCGACCAGATCGACAGGGCCCGCGCCGAGCACCCCGGCGTCCGCGTGATCGTGCACCCCGAGTGCCCGATGGACGTGGTGGATGCCGCCGACGAGGCCGGGTCCACCGACCTCATCCGCAAGGCCATCGCCGCCGCCACCGAGCCGACCACCTTCGCCATCGGCACCGAGATCAACCTCGTGCAGCGTCTGGCCGCCCAGTATCCGCAGCACGAGATCTTCTGCCTCGACCCGGTGGTGTGCCCGTGCTCGACGATGTACCGCATCCACCCCGGCTACCTCGCCTGGGTGCTGGAGTCGCTCGTCGCGGGTGACGTCGTCAACCGCATCACCGTGCCGGCCGACGTCGCCGATCCCGCGCGCGTCGCTCTGGAGCGCATGCTCGCGGCCAAGCCGAACGGCGCCGTGAAGTGA
- the nadB gene encoding L-aspartate oxidase: MTTVVVVGSGIAGLTAALHAAENGCHVTVVTKGALADTNTRWAQGGIAAVTHPADTTASHAADTFTAGAGLNDPAAVDVLVGEGPARIAELVTRGVDFDRAPDGDFARGLEAAHAVPRVLHAGGDATGAEIQAALGAAVRAAGIPVREHALLADVIVRDGRAAGIRLADGERLDADAVILATGGAGQLYAHTTNPAGATGDGIAAAIRAGAEVADLEFVQFHPTALAVGAPFLVSEAVRGEGAILIDDAGRRFAFDAHPDGELAPRDVVARANARAMAAQGGRPVRLDATALGSERLARRFPTIDAAVRERGLDWASEPIPVTPAAHYLMGGVVTDLDGRTTVPGLYAVGETARTGVHGANRLASNSLLEGAVFGARAGEAVSRGGGWPVGAAETAVPGSVAAVDAPPFSRAALQQLMWAEAGLVRNAAGLDHAAGVLAAWSAGTTPRSIEDANLLLVAAQVVAAARARAGSVGAHHRSDAPDTGTPVSPAPALTAAGARTAAGARTDAGTRTAAGTRTDAGTRTDAGADSRDGRRATVPAADDASPVQPASRPRPEEVLAC; this comes from the coding sequence GTGACCACGGTCGTCGTGGTGGGCAGCGGCATCGCCGGTCTCACGGCGGCACTGCACGCGGCGGAGAACGGATGCCACGTCACCGTCGTCACCAAGGGCGCCCTGGCCGACACCAATACGCGGTGGGCGCAGGGCGGTATCGCCGCGGTCACCCACCCCGCTGACACGACGGCGTCGCACGCCGCCGACACATTCACGGCCGGGGCGGGGCTGAACGACCCCGCGGCGGTGGACGTGCTCGTGGGCGAGGGCCCGGCCCGTATCGCGGAGCTCGTCACGCGCGGTGTCGACTTCGACCGCGCGCCCGACGGCGACTTCGCCCGGGGACTCGAGGCCGCGCACGCCGTTCCCCGGGTGCTGCACGCGGGAGGCGACGCCACAGGTGCGGAGATCCAAGCCGCGCTCGGTGCGGCGGTCCGCGCGGCGGGCATCCCCGTGCGAGAGCACGCCCTGCTCGCCGACGTGATCGTGCGCGACGGCCGGGCGGCCGGCATCCGCCTCGCCGACGGCGAGCGCCTCGACGCCGACGCGGTGATCCTCGCGACCGGTGGTGCCGGCCAGCTCTACGCGCACACGACGAACCCCGCCGGGGCGACCGGCGACGGCATCGCCGCCGCGATCCGCGCCGGAGCGGAGGTCGCCGATCTCGAATTCGTGCAGTTCCACCCCACGGCCCTCGCCGTCGGAGCACCCTTCCTCGTCTCCGAGGCCGTGCGCGGTGAGGGCGCGATCCTCATCGACGACGCCGGTCGTCGCTTCGCGTTCGATGCGCATCCCGATGGCGAGCTGGCTCCCCGAGACGTCGTGGCGCGCGCCAACGCCCGTGCGATGGCCGCCCAGGGCGGGCGCCCCGTGCGCCTCGATGCCACGGCGCTGGGCTCCGAGCGGCTCGCCCGGCGCTTCCCGACGATCGACGCCGCCGTGCGCGAGCGCGGTCTCGACTGGGCGAGCGAGCCGATCCCCGTGACTCCCGCGGCGCACTACCTGATGGGCGGCGTCGTCACCGACCTCGACGGACGCACCACGGTGCCGGGCCTGTACGCGGTCGGAGAGACCGCCCGGACAGGCGTGCACGGCGCGAACCGACTGGCATCCAATTCGCTCCTCGAGGGGGCCGTCTTCGGCGCCCGCGCGGGCGAGGCGGTCTCGCGCGGTGGTGGCTGGCCCGTCGGAGCGGCTGAGACCGCGGTGCCCGGATCGGTTGCCGCCGTCGACGCCCCGCCGTTCTCCCGCGCGGCGCTGCAGCAGCTCATGTGGGCCGAGGCGGGGCTCGTCCGCAACGCCGCAGGTCTCGACCACGCGGCCGGCGTGCTGGCCGCGTGGAGCGCCGGAACCACACCCCGCTCGATCGAGGACGCGAATCTGCTGCTCGTCGCCGCCCAGGTCGTCGCCGCCGCCCGGGCGCGGGCGGGCTCGGTGGGGGCGCACCATCGATCGGATGCCCCGGATACCGGGACCCCGGTGTCGCCCGCCCCTGCTCTCACCGCCGCGGGCGCTCGAACCGCCGCGGGCGCTCGAACCGACGCGGGCACTCGAACCGCCGCGGGCACTCGAACCGACGCGGGCACTCGAACCGACGCGGGCGCGGACTCCCGCGACGGGCGCCGCGCCACCGTGCCGGCCGCCGACGACGCGAGCCCCGTCCAACCGGCATCCCGCCCCCGTCCTGAGGAGGTCCTCGCATGCTGA
- the nadC gene encoding carboxylating nicotinate-nucleotide diphosphorylase gives MLTRTAIHRVVSAALEEDAPWGDLTSETLIPAGATARAELVARVEGVFSGAAVFAAAFTLTDPTITVEQRVADGHRFAPGDTLAVVTGPARAVLTAERIGLNFVQRMSGIATLTSRYVAEVAHTGARIADTRKTTPGLRAIERQAVRDGGGHNHRFSLSDAVMAKDNHLAVLTASGLTVTQALESAIARLPHTTHVEVEVDRLDQIDAVLAAGVGTIMLDNFSLDDLRTGVARIAGAAQIEASGGVTLETVRAIAETGVDVISVGALTHSAPALDLGLDIQIETA, from the coding sequence ATGCTGACCCGAACCGCCATCCACCGTGTCGTCTCGGCCGCCCTGGAGGAGGATGCGCCGTGGGGTGACCTGACGAGCGAGACGCTGATCCCCGCGGGGGCCACGGCCCGTGCGGAACTCGTCGCCCGCGTCGAGGGTGTGTTCAGCGGAGCGGCGGTGTTCGCCGCGGCCTTCACGCTCACCGACCCGACGATCACGGTCGAACAGCGGGTCGCCGACGGACACCGCTTCGCACCGGGTGACACGCTCGCCGTCGTCACCGGACCCGCGCGCGCGGTCCTGACGGCCGAGCGGATCGGGCTGAACTTCGTGCAGCGGATGTCGGGGATCGCGACCCTCACCAGCCGGTACGTGGCGGAGGTCGCGCACACGGGCGCGCGCATCGCGGACACCCGCAAGACCACGCCCGGCCTGCGCGCGATCGAACGCCAGGCCGTGCGCGACGGCGGCGGTCACAACCATCGCTTCTCGCTCTCAGATGCCGTCATGGCCAAGGACAACCACCTCGCCGTTCTGACCGCGAGCGGCCTGACGGTCACGCAGGCGCTCGAGAGCGCGATCGCGCGCCTGCCGCACACGACCCACGTCGAGGTCGAGGTCGACCGCCTCGACCAGATCGACGCGGTGCTCGCCGCGGGCGTCGGCACGATCATGCTCGACAACTTCTCGCTCGACGACCTGCGCACCGGCGTGGCCCGCATCGCCGGAGCCGCCCAGATCGAAGCCTCCGGAGGGGTCACCCTCGAGACGGTGCGCGCGATCGCCGAGACGGGCGTCGACGTCATCTCCGTCGGCGCGCTCACCCACTCGGCGCCCGCGCTCGATCTGGGCCTGGACATCCAGATCGAGACCGCGTGA